In one window of Erinaceus europaeus chromosome 17, mEriEur2.1, whole genome shotgun sequence DNA:
- the LOC103116501 gene encoding mammaglobin-A-like yields the protein MKLVTVFMLSALPLYCSAGSGCLFIENMISKTIDASVSPAEFTKDLEAYIETDAEENAFQKMKHLFNSLSKETLANSQEFVTTKYNSFWCALY from the exons ATGAAGCTGGTGACTGTGTTCATGCTCAGTGCCCTCCCCCTTTACTGCTCTGCAG GTTCTGGCTGCCTATTTATTGAGAATATGATTAGCAAGACAATTGATGCCTCCGTGTCCCCAGCTGAGTTTACTAAAGATCTTGAAGCATATATAGAGACTGATGCTGAGGAAAACGCCTTTCAGAAAATGAAGCATCTGTTTAACAGTCTATCAAAGGAGACACTGGCCAATTCACAAGAATTCGTG acaactaaatacaacagtttttggtgtgcactctactga